From Williamwhitmania taraxaci, a single genomic window includes:
- a CDS encoding ABC transporter permease translates to MIYHYIKSFIASAKRNRFFYSINLVGFLTCFLLLTLIFTYVSQELSFDRFHKKVDTIYRLHPAGYGVTPLCFADKLKDKLPEITGMVRFSAIDLAIDHKNTMVPIEKIFYTDPEVFQVFSFPLLSGDAHTALQKPFSIVLNQATAHKLFGNATPLGETLRAKDGKVYTITGVMADIPYNSHLQYNAFVSIETLKQLGDESALGCSTWSNLLYVTLQEKSNRAEVETKINAILDEDKMEGDDGKIQLRLESMKDIYFDSNNNRFDGSKHGNMQTVLLYLGIAILILLTVVINYINLSTAISGSRAKEIAIRKINGAKRIQIIGQILVETVGIALISFAVALAIIEMLLPQLSSLLNLQISASTNRHVLYLGYFVGVVAVGVIAGLIPGVFLSKTNEIKVLKNESTLNARGHHRKILLSIQLIIVAVLLNSTFIINAQIGYLFKKDMGISSQNVVCFRLDKELAEKQQVVRANLLSNPKIKAVTISYALIGDGLGKAPQTCDSNTVMCNINSIDPEYMQLYELKMKYGRNFDRSIPTDSSNSCIVNESTCRALGIENPTDRMFSSKRIVGVVYDFNYTSLHNQIEPLMIRLSNMDDSYVQIKIDENNQNETLQFIRNTCNSLSPTYNGDYIFLEDRITELYKSELDLKRSFQVYSIVTLIVAMLGLFGLTLFMINKKMKEVSLRKLFGAKLSDTFRLLTKEQLWIAAVANILAIPITYWITNRWLSNFQYRVEISALPFLESFIITVILIVLAISFLIVKAHKTKMIDALKHE, encoded by the coding sequence ATGATTTACCATTATATCAAATCGTTTATCGCAAGCGCGAAACGGAATCGCTTTTTCTACTCCATAAATTTGGTAGGCTTTTTAACCTGTTTTCTTCTGCTCACCCTCATATTCACCTACGTATCGCAGGAGTTAAGCTTCGACAGGTTCCACAAAAAAGTTGACACCATCTACCGCCTTCACCCCGCTGGGTATGGGGTAACACCGCTCTGCTTTGCCGATAAGCTAAAGGATAAGTTGCCCGAAATAACCGGCATGGTGCGCTTTTCGGCAATAGATTTAGCCATCGATCATAAAAACACGATGGTGCCGATTGAAAAAATATTCTACACCGATCCGGAAGTGTTTCAGGTGTTCTCCTTCCCGCTCCTCTCCGGCGATGCCCACACTGCCTTGCAGAAACCATTCTCAATAGTGCTCAACCAAGCTACCGCCCACAAACTGTTTGGGAATGCCACGCCCCTGGGCGAAACCCTTCGCGCCAAGGATGGAAAGGTTTACACCATTACCGGCGTAATGGCTGATATTCCCTACAACTCGCACCTCCAATACAATGCTTTTGTATCCATAGAAACCCTCAAGCAGCTGGGCGACGAAAGCGCTCTCGGCTGCAGCACATGGTCGAACCTGCTCTACGTAACCTTGCAAGAGAAATCGAACAGGGCTGAGGTGGAAACGAAAATTAATGCCATTCTGGACGAAGACAAAATGGAGGGCGACGATGGAAAAATTCAGCTACGTCTAGAGTCCATGAAGGATATCTACTTCGACTCCAACAACAACCGCTTCGATGGCAGCAAGCACGGCAACATGCAAACAGTGTTGCTATACCTCGGCATCGCAATCCTAATTCTGCTCACTGTAGTCATCAACTACATCAACCTTTCCACCGCCATTTCGGGAAGCAGAGCCAAGGAGATTGCCATCCGGAAAATCAACGGCGCAAAGCGGATCCAAATTATTGGCCAAATACTGGTTGAAACAGTTGGCATAGCGCTCATCTCGTTTGCCGTTGCGCTGGCCATTATTGAAATGCTACTCCCCCAGCTTAGCAGCCTGCTGAACCTACAAATTTCGGCATCCACAAATCGGCACGTCCTATACCTCGGCTACTTTGTTGGAGTGGTAGCCGTAGGAGTTATTGCCGGATTAATACCGGGTGTATTTCTATCCAAAACCAACGAAATAAAGGTGCTGAAAAATGAATCGACACTCAACGCTCGTGGGCATCATCGGAAGATACTCCTCTCCATTCAACTCATTATTGTGGCCGTGCTGCTGAACTCAACCTTCATAATCAACGCTCAAATTGGCTACCTATTCAAGAAGGATATGGGCATTAGTTCCCAAAACGTGGTTTGCTTCCGGCTGGACAAGGAGTTGGCCGAGAAGCAGCAGGTAGTAAGGGCAAATCTGCTTTCAAATCCAAAAATAAAGGCCGTCACTATTTCCTATGCGCTTATTGGCGATGGATTAGGAAAAGCACCACAAACCTGCGATAGCAATACCGTAATGTGCAACATAAACTCCATCGACCCTGAATACATGCAGCTGTATGAACTCAAGATGAAGTATGGTAGGAATTTCGACCGTAGTATTCCAACCGACTCTAGCAACAGCTGCATAGTGAATGAGTCCACGTGTAGGGCGTTGGGCATTGAGAACCCTACCGATAGAATGTTCAGCAGCAAAAGGATAGTTGGCGTGGTTTACGACTTCAACTATACTTCCCTCCACAACCAAATTGAACCATTGATGATTCGTCTCAGCAATATGGACGATAGCTATGTTCAAATCAAAATTGATGAGAATAATCAGAATGAAACGCTGCAGTTCATCCGTAACACGTGCAACAGCCTATCGCCAACGTATAATGGCGATTATATCTTTCTTGAAGATCGGATTACCGAGCTGTATAAATCGGAATTAGACCTTAAGCGCAGCTTTCAAGTCTACTCCATCGTGACGCTCATTGTGGCAATGCTCGGCCTGTTTGGCTTAACCCTGTTCATGATTAACAAAAAGATGAAAGAGGTGAGCCTACGGAAACTCTTCGGGGCAAAACTTTCGGATACCTTCAGGCTGCTCACCAAGGAGCAGCTGTGGATTGCCGCCGTTGCAAACATTCTGGCCATTCCCATTACCTACTGGATTACGAATAGGTGGTTGAGCAACTTTCAGTATCGGGTAGAGATCAGCGCGCTTCCCTTTCTAGAGTCGTTCATTATCACAGTTATTTTAATTGTGCTGGCCATATCGTTTTTGATTGTAAAGGCACATAAAACAAAGATGATAGACGCCTTGAAGCATGAATAA